One Sphingomonas sp. LHG3406-1 genomic window carries:
- the purL gene encoding phosphoribosylformylglycinamidine synthase subunit PurL: MTAITPEIVAEHGLSPDEYERILHALGREPNLTELGIFSVMWSEHCSYKSSRIHLKKLPTEAPWVICGPGENAGVIDIGDGDAAIFKMESHNHPSYIEPYQGAATGVGGILRDVFTMGARPIANMNALRFGDPKHPKMRHLIAGVVAGIGGYGNCVGVPTVGGETNFDPAYNGNILVNAMTVGVARTDKIFYSAAAGIGNPVVYVGSKTGRDGIHGATMASADFGEDSEEKRPTVQVGDPFTEKLLIEACLELMASDAIVAIQDMGAAGLTSSSVEMASKGGVGIRLDMDAVPCRETGMTPYEMMLSESQERMLMVLKPGREAEAEAIFAKWELDFAVIGTVTDTGRMELVWKGETVADIPLGPLADEAPLYDRPSLSPEEYQAWAQVKPLGDVPESTDIAGDLLKLMGSPALASRRWIWEQYDQQVGGDTVQRPGGDAAVVRVHGSDKALAITTDCTPRYCYADPYEGGKQAIAEAYRNLSAVGATPLAVTNCLNFANPQRPEIMAQIVGCLRGMSDACRALDFPIVSGNVSLYNESKATGGGSAILPTPAIGAVGLLKDWSASATIAFKQEGDILCLVGGTRRDGSGHLGQSLWLREIAGRTEGTPPPVDLDHELAAATLVRELIGRGMVTAVHDVADGGVAVAAAEMALAGGIGAEILLWKPFIADAFGEDQGLFLVTVRDDQDELNALNALEDACEEAGVGCAIIGAVGGDTIKFVDVEEWEADRFDGLSEVSLADLRRAHEAFLPELMGTDGALA; the protein is encoded by the coding sequence ATGACCGCGATCACGCCCGAAATCGTCGCCGAGCACGGCCTGTCCCCGGATGAATATGAGCGCATCCTGCATGCACTCGGGCGGGAGCCGAACCTCACCGAGCTCGGCATCTTCTCGGTCATGTGGTCGGAGCATTGCTCCTACAAATCCTCCCGCATCCACCTGAAGAAGCTCCCGACCGAGGCACCCTGGGTGATCTGCGGCCCGGGCGAGAATGCCGGGGTGATCGACATCGGCGACGGCGACGCGGCCATCTTCAAGATGGAGAGCCACAACCATCCCTCCTACATCGAGCCCTACCAGGGCGCGGCGACCGGGGTGGGCGGCATCCTCCGCGACGTCTTCACCATGGGCGCCCGGCCGATCGCCAACATGAACGCGCTCCGCTTCGGCGATCCCAAGCACCCGAAGATGCGCCACCTGATCGCCGGCGTGGTCGCGGGCATCGGCGGCTATGGCAATTGCGTCGGCGTGCCCACGGTCGGCGGCGAGACCAATTTCGATCCTGCCTACAACGGCAATATCCTGGTCAACGCCATGACCGTCGGCGTCGCCCGGACCGACAAGATCTTCTATTCGGCCGCCGCCGGCATCGGCAATCCGGTGGTCTATGTCGGGTCCAAGACCGGCCGTGACGGCATCCACGGCGCGACCATGGCCTCGGCCGATTTCGGTGAGGATTCGGAAGAGAAGCGCCCCACCGTCCAGGTCGGCGATCCCTTCACGGAGAAACTGCTGATCGAAGCCTGCCTTGAATTGATGGCCTCCGACGCGATCGTCGCCATCCAGGACATGGGCGCGGCGGGCCTCACCTCTTCCTCGGTCGAGATGGCGAGCAAGGGCGGCGTCGGCATCCGCCTCGACATGGACGCCGTGCCCTGCCGCGAAACGGGCATGACGCCCTACGAGATGATGCTCTCCGAGAGCCAGGAGCGCATGCTGATGGTCCTGAAGCCGGGCCGCGAGGCCGAGGCCGAAGCCATCTTCGCAAAGTGGGAGCTGGACTTCGCCGTCATCGGCACTGTCACCGACACCGGCCGGATGGAGCTGGTGTGGAAGGGCGAGACCGTCGCCGACATCCCGCTCGGCCCCCTCGCCGACGAAGCGCCGCTCTACGACCGGCCGTCGCTGTCGCCGGAAGAATATCAGGCCTGGGCGCAGGTGAAGCCGCTTGGCGATGTGCCGGAATCGACCGACATCGCCGGCGATCTCCTGAAGCTGATGGGCTCCCCCGCCCTCGCCTCGCGCCGCTGGATCTGGGAGCAGTATGACCAGCAGGTGGGCGGCGACACGGTCCAGCGCCCCGGCGGCGATGCGGCGGTGGTCCGCGTCCACGGCTCGGACAAGGCGCTGGCGATCACCACCGACTGCACCCCGCGCTATTGCTATGCCGACCCCTATGAAGGCGGCAAGCAGGCCATCGCCGAGGCCTATCGCAACCTCTCGGCGGTCGGAGCCACGCCGCTCGCGGTCACCAACTGCCTCAACTTCGCCAACCCGCAGCGGCCCGAGATCATGGCGCAGATCGTGGGCTGCCTGCGTGGCATGAGCGACGCCTGCCGCGCCCTCGACTTCCCGATCGTGAGCGGCAACGTGTCGCTCTACAACGAGAGCAAGGCCACCGGCGGCGGCAGCGCCATCCTGCCCACCCCCGCGATCGGCGCGGTCGGGCTGCTGAAGGACTGGTCCGCCTCCGCCACCATCGCCTTCAAGCAGGAGGGCGACATCCTCTGCCTGGTCGGCGGCACGCGGCGCGACGGCTCGGGCCACCTCGGCCAGTCGCTGTGGCTGCGCGAGATCGCCGGGCGCACCGAAGGCACCCCGCCGCCGGTCGACCTCGATCATGAACTCGCGGCCGCCACGCTGGTGCGCGAGCTTATCGGCCGCGGCATGGTGACGGCCGTTCACGACGTCGCTGACGGGGGCGTTGCAGTCGCCGCCGCCGAGATGGCGCTGGCCGGCGGGATCGGCGCCGAAATCCTGCTGTGGAAGCCGTTCATCGCCGATGCGTTCGGCGAGGACCAGGGCCTGTTCCTCGTCACCGTCCGTGACGATCAGGACGAACTGAACGCCCTGAACGCGCTCGAGGATGCCTGCGAGGAAGCCGGCGTGGGCTGCGCCATTATCGGCGCGGTAGGCGGCGACACGATCAAGTTCGTGGATGTCGAGGAATGGGAAGCGGACCGGTTCGACGGCCTGTCCGAAGTCTCACTTGCCGACCTCCGCCGCGCCCACGAGGCGTTCCTGCCGGAGCTGATGGGGACGGACGGGGCGCTGGCCTGA
- a CDS encoding acyl carrier protein, whose protein sequence is MTDRDERKDAIHRLIADFNKKGIEVSEETRFAQDLEWDSLTVMDFVAAVEDEFDIIITMNRAAEIETVGQLIDAVGELQG, encoded by the coding sequence ATGACCGACCGTGACGAACGCAAGGACGCGATCCATCGCCTGATCGCCGATTTCAACAAGAAGGGCATCGAAGTGTCCGAAGAGACCCGCTTCGCGCAGGATCTCGAATGGGACAGCCTGACCGTGATGGACTTCGTCGCGGCCGTCGAGGACGAGTTCGACATCATCATCACCATGAACCGCGCCGCCGAGATCGAGACCGTCGGTCAGCTGATCGACGCCGTCGGCGAGCTGCAGGGCTGA
- a CDS encoding response regulator: protein MRARTDDSGFDGRRFGAAAGATLAALILLGMVLLVAMSNRARDAALERERHAYDVTLLVRTADATLARSEAALGRFVLDEQVRVSGSIFSNEWRLAGTQLRQLERLVRNDPAQLRRVEEASRLYEEHGSNLAKVAQAASAQQGEGGLGLFYTFTREEYGQQNRATTLGSQLRAKLAEIASSERAVLRNSMEQTQFFSAQADRLTDYLSWLGMLIGLAAIGLGVVAVQAVRQNYLARREAETLEEAVAMRTQELREANEALKAEAEEREAAEAQLRQIQKMEAVGQLTGGIAHDFNNMLAVVVGGIDLARRRLGGPKREVMNHLNNAMDGATRAAALTRRLLSFARAEPLLPEQVRPGDLVRGLTDLLDRTLGERISVRVDIRGEWSIFVDPHQLENALLNLSVNGRDAMEGEGVITIATADVALGMEEVAGLPAGEYVRIAVADQGCGMTEEVQRRAFEPFFTTKEVGKGTGLGLSQIFGFARQSGGEVTIDSAIGVGTVVSLYLPRSMAQPAEVRMHPVMNHQVSAAEAAARRGARILLVEDDPRVRSATVEALEDLEYQPVACASAEEALSAFDAQQFDLVISDVIMPGMTGPELIRLLKRRFPDLAVLFVTGYVGEGEGEDLIGYELLRKPFTVTALSDAVAAALGRAEVKAA, encoded by the coding sequence ATGAGGGCGAGAACCGACGACAGCGGGTTCGACGGACGCCGCTTCGGGGCTGCGGCGGGGGCGACTCTGGCAGCACTCATCCTGCTCGGGATGGTGCTTCTGGTGGCGATGAGCAACCGTGCCCGCGACGCGGCGCTGGAACGCGAACGCCACGCTTATGACGTGACGCTGCTGGTGCGTACCGCCGACGCCACGCTCGCGCGCTCGGAGGCGGCGCTCGGGCGCTTCGTGCTCGACGAGCAGGTGCGGGTGTCGGGCAGCATCTTCTCCAACGAATGGCGTCTTGCCGGGACCCAGCTTCGCCAGCTCGAGCGGCTGGTGCGCAACGATCCGGCGCAGCTTCGCCGGGTGGAGGAAGCGAGCCGGCTCTACGAGGAGCATGGCAGCAATCTCGCCAAGGTCGCCCAGGCCGCATCGGCCCAGCAGGGCGAGGGTGGACTGGGCCTCTTCTACACCTTCACGCGTGAGGAATATGGCCAGCAGAACCGGGCCACGACCCTTGGTTCGCAGTTGCGGGCAAAGCTCGCTGAAATCGCGTCGTCGGAGCGGGCCGTTCTCCGCAACAGCATGGAGCAGACGCAGTTCTTCTCCGCCCAGGCCGACCGCCTGACCGACTATCTGTCGTGGCTCGGCATGCTGATCGGGCTGGCGGCGATCGGGCTCGGCGTGGTCGCAGTGCAGGCGGTTCGGCAGAACTATCTTGCCCGGCGCGAAGCGGAGACGCTGGAGGAAGCGGTCGCGATGCGCACCCAGGAGCTGCGCGAGGCCAATGAAGCGCTGAAGGCAGAGGCGGAGGAGCGCGAGGCGGCCGAGGCCCAGCTCCGCCAGATCCAGAAGATGGAGGCGGTTGGCCAGCTGACGGGCGGCATCGCGCACGATTTCAACAACATGCTCGCGGTCGTGGTTGGCGGCATCGATCTCGCTCGGCGCCGGCTCGGCGGCCCCAAGCGCGAGGTGATGAACCACCTCAACAACGCCATGGACGGCGCGACCCGCGCGGCGGCGCTGACCCGACGCCTGCTGAGCTTCGCGCGGGCCGAGCCCCTGCTGCCCGAGCAGGTCCGCCCCGGCGACCTGGTGCGCGGCCTCACCGATCTTCTCGACCGGACGCTCGGCGAGCGCATCTCGGTGCGGGTCGACATCAGGGGCGAGTGGTCGATCTTCGTCGATCCCCACCAGCTTGAAAATGCCCTGCTCAACCTTTCGGTCAACGGCCGCGACGCCATGGAAGGCGAGGGCGTCATCACCATCGCCACCGCCGACGTGGCGCTGGGCATGGAAGAGGTGGCCGGACTGCCGGCGGGCGAGTACGTGCGGATCGCGGTCGCCGACCAGGGCTGCGGCATGACCGAGGAAGTGCAGCGCCGCGCCTTCGAGCCCTTCTTCACCACCAAGGAGGTCGGCAAGGGCACCGGCCTCGGCCTCAGCCAGATTTTCGGCTTCGCCCGCCAGTCGGGCGGCGAAGTGACGATCGACAGTGCCATTGGCGTGGGCACGGTCGTCAGCCTGTATCTGCCGCGTAGCATGGCACAGCCAGCGGAGGTGCGGATGCATCCGGTCATGAATCATCAGGTCAGCGCTGCCGAGGCAGCCGCCCGGCGAGGCGCGCGCATCCTGCTCGTCGAGGACGATCCCCGCGTGCGCAGCGCAACGGTCGAGGCGCTCGAGGACCTCGAATATCAGCCGGTCGCCTGCGCCAGCGCGGAGGAGGCGCTGAGCGCCTTCGATGCCCAGCAGTTCGATCTTGTCATCAGCGACGTCATCATGCCGGGCATGACCGGGCCGGAGCTGATCCGCCTCCTGAAGCGCCGCTTCCCCGACCTCGCCGTGCTATTCGTCACCGGCTATGTCGGCGAGGGCGAGGGCGAGGACCTGATTGGCTACGAATTGCTGAGGAAGCCGTTCACCGTCACCGCCTTGTCCGACGCGGTCGCCGCGGCGCTTGGCCGGGCGGAGGTGAAAGCGGCCTAG
- a CDS encoding aminotransferase class I/II-fold pyridoxal phosphate-dependent enzyme, which yields MTADAGKPAPRGTAPDLFDKFQPLIDVRENLLATGVTDPFNLVMERVESPTVAICNGKRTILLGTYNYMGQTFDPDVLAAGHKALDEYGSGTTGSRVLNGTYQGHRECEEALKRFYAMDHAMVFSTGYQANLGIISTMAGKDDYVILDIDSHASIYDGCALGNAQIVAFRHNDVDALEKRLKRLPTEAGKLVVLEGVYSMLGDTAPLKEMVAISKAHGAMVLVDEAHSMGFIGENGRGVAEEQGVLDDVDFVIGTFSKSVGTVGGFCVSNHPKFEILRLVCRPYVFTASLPPSVVATAATSIDKLRGAADKRAHLWANSKRLHGGLKSLGFTLGTETPQSAIIAVIMPDLERGAAMWEALLQEGLYVNLARPPATPAGMTLLRCSLCALHSEEQVGEILGMFEAAGKRVGVI from the coding sequence ATGACCGCCGACGCCGGCAAGCCCGCGCCCCGCGGCACCGCGCCGGACCTGTTCGACAAGTTTCAGCCGCTGATCGACGTCCGCGAGAACCTGCTGGCGACCGGCGTCACCGACCCGTTCAACCTGGTGATGGAGCGGGTCGAGAGCCCGACCGTCGCCATCTGCAACGGCAAGCGGACGATCCTGCTCGGCACCTACAATTACATGGGCCAGACCTTCGACCCGGACGTGCTCGCGGCCGGGCATAAGGCACTTGACGAATATGGCTCGGGAACGACCGGGAGCCGGGTGCTGAACGGCACCTACCAGGGTCACCGCGAGTGCGAGGAGGCGCTGAAGCGCTTCTACGCCATGGACCATGCGATGGTCTTCTCGACCGGCTACCAGGCCAATCTCGGGATCATCTCGACCATGGCGGGGAAGGATGATTACGTCATCCTCGACATCGACAGCCACGCCAGCATCTACGACGGCTGCGCGCTCGGCAACGCCCAGATCGTCGCCTTCCGCCACAATGACGTGGACGCGCTCGAGAAAAGGCTGAAGCGGCTGCCGACCGAAGCCGGCAAGCTGGTCGTGCTCGAAGGCGTCTATTCGATGCTCGGCGACACCGCGCCGCTCAAGGAGATGGTCGCCATCTCCAAGGCGCACGGCGCGATGGTGCTGGTCGACGAGGCCCATTCGATGGGCTTCATCGGCGAAAACGGCCGCGGCGTCGCCGAGGAACAGGGCGTGCTGGACGACGTCGACTTCGTCATCGGCACCTTCTCCAAGTCGGTCGGAACGGTCGGTGGCTTCTGCGTCTCGAACCATCCCAAGTTCGAGATCCTGCGCCTCGTCTGCCGCCCCTACGTCTTCACCGCTTCCTTGCCGCCGAGCGTGGTCGCGACCGCCGCCACCTCGATCGACAAGCTCCGGGGCGCGGCCGACAAGCGTGCGCACCTCTGGGCCAACAGCAAGCGCCTGCATGGCGGGCTGAAGAGCCTTGGCTTCACGCTCGGTACCGAAACGCCGCAGTCGGCGATCATCGCGGTAATCATGCCCGACCTCGAGCGCGGCGCCGCCATGTGGGAGGCCCTGCTGCAGGAAGGCCTCTACGTGAACCTCGCACGTCCGCCGGCGACTCCGGCCGGCATGACCCTGCTGCGCTGCTCGCTCTGCGCGCTGCACAGCGAGGAACAGGTGGGCGAGATCCTCGGCATGTTCGAAGCGGCGGGCAAGCGCGTCGGCGTCATCTGA
- a CDS encoding PaaI family thioesterase produces MALDTCPMTSPLPPYAELLQLRTETTDDGRRLFVMPFHDDVVGRPGYLHGGAIAGLLEFAAYGELTRALEGQGVVPKPISVTVDFLLGGKDRDTFAGATIERLGARIANVEAFAWQKDRGTPIASARINFLLAAAG; encoded by the coding sequence ATGGCGTTAGACACGTGCCCGATGACCTCGCCCCTGCCGCCTTACGCCGAACTGCTGCAGCTTCGTACCGAGACCACGGACGACGGCCGGCGCCTGTTCGTCATGCCTTTCCATGACGATGTGGTCGGGCGGCCGGGCTATCTCCATGGCGGCGCCATCGCCGGCCTGCTCGAGTTCGCCGCCTATGGCGAGCTTACGAGGGCGCTGGAAGGCCAGGGAGTGGTGCCCAAGCCCATTTCGGTGACGGTGGATTTCCTGCTCGGCGGCAAGGACCGCGACACCTTCGCCGGCGCCACCATCGAGCGGCTCGGCGCGCGCATCGCCAACGTGGAGGCCTTCGCCTGGCAGAAGGACCGCGGCACACCCATTGCCAGCGCCCGGATCAACTTCCTGCTGGCGGCTGCCGGCTAG
- a CDS encoding endonuclease domain-containing protein, which translates to MRATANAMYAARRYRGHLSLPEQLFWRLLRQARRDLRFRRQHPIGPYVADFYCAAAKMVIEIDGASHNHSQAADERRTAYLHSVGLQVLRIPAADVLANPEAVADALMRRCERRAGPSTTQPEG; encoded by the coding sequence ATGCGCGCAACTGCCAACGCCATGTACGCCGCCCGGCGCTATCGCGGCCATCTAAGCCTGCCCGAACAACTTTTCTGGCGCCTGCTCCGCCAAGCCCGCCGCGACCTTCGCTTCCGCCGCCAGCATCCGATCGGTCCCTATGTCGCCGACTTCTACTGCGCGGCGGCCAAGATGGTGATCGAGATCGACGGCGCCTCTCACAATCACTCGCAAGCGGCAGACGAACGCCGAACCGCCTACCTCCACTCCGTCGGGCTGCAGGTCCTCCGCATCCCGGCCGCCGACGTCCTCGCCAACCCGGAAGCGGTCGCCGACGCCCTGATGCGACGGTGCGAGCGCCGCGCTGGCCCCTCCACCACTCAGCCTGAAGGCTGA